The following are encoded together in the Candidatus Eisenbacteria bacterium genome:
- a CDS encoding inositol monophosphatase family protein: MTTGTSTLERELEAAEAIAREAGALLKENFGRVQDVGFKGRINLVTEMDRRAEDLILRRLRGAFPGDGIRAEEGGGGNAERDRIWIVDPLDGTTNYAHEYPVFSVSIALSIEGRPVVGAVYNPLLDDMYSARRGGGALLNGRRRQVTGEADLERSFLATGFSYDVTAADPERNNLGPFGRFLVRAQAVRRAGSAALAIAKVGVGRTDGFWEGGLHAWDMAAAIVVVEEGGGRVSDYSGRTPDLDGRQLVATNGAIHDAMLEVLAMRGGTTP, encoded by the coding sequence ATGACGACGGGTACGTCGACCCTCGAGCGGGAGCTCGAAGCCGCGGAGGCGATCGCGCGCGAGGCCGGGGCGCTCCTGAAGGAGAACTTCGGACGCGTGCAGGACGTCGGGTTCAAGGGACGGATCAACCTGGTCACCGAGATGGACCGCCGAGCCGAGGATCTGATCCTGCGCCGCTTGCGGGGCGCGTTTCCCGGCGACGGGATTCGCGCCGAGGAGGGTGGCGGAGGGAACGCGGAGCGCGATCGGATCTGGATCGTGGACCCGCTCGACGGGACCACGAACTACGCGCACGAGTACCCGGTGTTCTCGGTCTCGATCGCGCTTTCGATCGAAGGGCGCCCGGTCGTGGGCGCGGTGTACAACCCGCTCCTCGACGATATGTACTCCGCGCGGCGCGGGGGCGGAGCGCTCCTGAACGGGCGCCGGCGCCAGGTGACCGGCGAGGCCGACCTGGAGCGGTCCTTCCTCGCCACGGGATTCTCGTATGACGTCACCGCGGCCGATCCGGAGCGGAACAACCTGGGCCCGTTCGGGCGCTTCCTCGTTCGAGCCCAGGCGGTGCGGCGCGCGGGCTCCGCCGCGCTCGCGATCGCGAAGGTCGGCGTGGGGCGCACGGACGGCTTCTGGGAAGGCGGGCTCCACGCCTGGGACATGGCCGCCGCGATCGTGGTGGTCGAGGAAGGCGGAGGCCGCGTTTCGGACTACTCGGGCCGGACGCCCGACCTGGACGGGCGGCAGCTCGTGGCGACGAACGGGGCGATCCACGACGCCATGCTCGAGGTGCTCGCGATGCGGGGAGGCACGACACCATGA
- a CDS encoding YciI family protein — protein sequence MLTMFLALSATGAGAGEEAKGAPTGRPSATGDPPPEFEMRTYVLALLFRGPTPEPDAEKSKELFRGHLANIARLHEEGKIILAGPMLDKTDLRGIFLFDLESVEEAQELCDTDPAIKAGALRVELHPWYSAKGIGIFKPQP from the coding sequence ATGCTGACGATGTTCCTGGCGCTGAGCGCGACGGGAGCCGGTGCGGGAGAAGAAGCGAAGGGGGCCCCGACGGGAAGGCCGTCCGCGACGGGAGATCCGCCTCCCGAGTTCGAGATGCGAACCTACGTGCTGGCGCTCCTCTTCCGGGGTCCCACCCCCGAGCCCGATGCCGAGAAGTCGAAGGAGCTCTTCCGGGGCCACCTCGCCAACATCGCGCGGCTCCACGAGGAGGGGAAGATCATCCTGGCCGGGCCCATGCTCGACAAGACCGACCTCCGGGGGATCTTCCTCTTCGACCTCGAGTCCGTCGAGGAAGCGCAGGAGCTGTGCGACACGGATCCGGCGATCAAGGCCGGCGCGCTGCGGGTCGAGCTCCATCCTTGGTATAGCGCGAAGGGGATTGGCATCTTCAAGCCACAGCCCTGA